Sequence from the Pedobacter sp. D749 genome:
CCATATTTCAAAGGAATAAAAACCTTAAGGTGTCTTTCCAAAACTTTATAACGGTTCAATGTGCCACGGACGTAATCTTTACCTACAAGCTGTTCCATCTTTAAATTATGGTCGGCAATCGCTTCTAATAGGGTATGGGAATTGGTGAGCGTACCGAGGTAACTGGGATTTAATTGCATCTGCTGTAATCGGCAAGCCCATATCGAAAACACATTGATGGGCATAATAAATGGCATTCTGCAATTGGTCGAGATGGGTGTTCAACACCTTGATCTCTTCTTTGGAGCCGATGGCTCGGCTGCCCTTGGCGTTCCATCGTTTGGGGTCGCAATCCCGATTGGTGGCCATCTCCGCACGGTTTCCCTCTACGGTAATCCTTATGTAGATCGGTACATTTCCACTCACATAGTTCTTTTGCTTTTTCAGATAGAAAAG
This genomic interval carries:
- a CDS encoding Arm DNA-binding domain-containing protein, with product MKTNFSLLFYLKKQKNYVSGNVPIYIRITVEGNRAEMATNRDCDPKRWNAKGSRAIGSKEEIKVLNTHLDQLQNAIYYAHQCVFDMGLPITADAIKSQLPRYAHQFPYPIRSDCRP